The following are encoded in a window of Gemmatimonadales bacterium genomic DNA:
- a CDS encoding galactose oxidase-like domain-containing protein, with the protein MRARGSLGAASCAMLVGLLLTGCRETQDSAPAARPDVPLDQETDGSTLAPIDLVYVCGNKFLATNGTPARLDLTYRVAGTSESGQVSLVEAPNEDPAHSETEIETRHAGVVELYRNDERVARRANGGLACGAPAIAATVAGVATDPASGGQWTPPFAWPIVAVHLTLLPTGKVLSWGHNGVPTVWDPGTGVFTSVPSPSLLFCAGETLLPDGRVFVAGGHIDDDRGLPDLNLFDPVSETWSSGPPMAKGRWYPTTTTLGTGEVLTIAGRDQTSTNVLIPEVWTGSAWRALSSASRTLPYYPRMFLAPNGRVFLAGEKQKTLYLKTSGTGSWSSVGYRLYGTRDYGSAVMYQPGKILYAGGGRTTNTAEIIDLNPATPAWHWTGSMAFARRHLNATVLPTGDVLATGGTAGSGFTDESKAVHAAELWNPQAGSNGQWTTLASNTSVRGYHGTSILLPDGRVLNAGSGDGGVATAQLNAELYSPPYLFNGTRPVITSAPATIGYMGTFFVGQTDGTPIGSVALIRLGSTTHAFDQNQRFVPLSFTSVSGGLTLTAPTSRSIAPPGHYMLFIVSTARVPSVARIVKLQ; encoded by the coding sequence ATGCGCGCACGCGGGTCGCTCGGCGCAGCTTCGTGTGCCATGCTGGTGGGGTTGCTCCTCACCGGCTGCCGAGAGACGCAGGATTCTGCACCAGCAGCAAGGCCCGACGTTCCCCTCGACCAGGAGACCGATGGCAGTACCCTCGCCCCCATCGATCTGGTCTACGTCTGCGGCAACAAGTTTCTCGCCACCAACGGGACGCCGGCGCGGCTGGACCTGACGTACCGGGTGGCTGGGACCTCGGAATCGGGCCAGGTATCGCTGGTCGAGGCGCCGAACGAGGACCCGGCGCACAGCGAGACGGAGATCGAGACGAGGCACGCCGGAGTGGTCGAGCTCTACCGCAACGACGAGCGAGTGGCCCGGCGGGCGAACGGAGGTCTGGCGTGCGGGGCACCCGCTATTGCGGCGACGGTCGCTGGAGTCGCGACGGACCCCGCCTCCGGGGGACAGTGGACGCCACCGTTCGCCTGGCCCATCGTGGCCGTCCATCTCACCCTGTTGCCCACCGGGAAGGTGTTGAGCTGGGGACACAACGGCGTGCCAACGGTGTGGGACCCAGGCACCGGTGTCTTCACCTCGGTCCCGAGCCCTTCCCTGCTATTCTGCGCCGGAGAGACGCTGCTGCCTGATGGTCGGGTCTTCGTGGCGGGCGGTCACATCGATGACGATCGTGGGCTCCCGGACCTCAACCTGTTCGACCCCGTGAGCGAAACGTGGTCCTCCGGCCCGCCGATGGCCAAGGGCCGGTGGTACCCAACGACCACCACCCTGGGTACCGGCGAGGTGCTGACGATCGCGGGTCGCGACCAGACCTCCACCAACGTGTTGATCCCGGAGGTGTGGACCGGCAGCGCCTGGCGTGCGCTGAGCTCGGCCAGCCGGACGCTCCCGTACTACCCGCGAATGTTTCTGGCGCCGAACGGGCGCGTCTTTCTGGCCGGCGAGAAGCAGAAGACGCTCTACCTCAAGACCTCCGGCACGGGATCCTGGAGCAGCGTGGGGTACCGATTGTACGGAACGCGGGACTACGGCTCGGCCGTGATGTACCAGCCGGGGAAGATCCTCTACGCCGGTGGCGGCCGTACCACCAACACGGCGGAGATCATTGATCTCAATCCAGCCACTCCCGCATGGCACTGGACCGGCTCGATGGCCTTCGCGCGGCGGCACCTCAACGCCACCGTCCTGCCGACCGGCGATGTGCTGGCCACCGGCGGCACCGCCGGCAGCGGATTCACCGACGAGTCCAAGGCGGTGCACGCGGCCGAGCTCTGGAACCCGCAGGCGGGCTCCAACGGCCAGTGGACCACTCTGGCCAGCAACACCTCCGTCCGAGGCTATCACGGGACATCGATTCTGCTGCCGGACGGCCGGGTGCTGAATGCGGGCAGCGGGGATGGGGGCGTGGCCACCGCGCAGCTCAACGCGGAGCTCTACTCACCGCCCTACCTATTCAACGGCACCCGTCCGGTCATCACCAGCGCCCCTGCGACGATCGGCTATATGGGGACATTCTTTGTCGGCCAGACGGACGGGACGCCGATCGGCAGTGTTGCGCTCATCCGGCTGGGCTCGACCACGCACGCCTTCGACCAGAACCAGCGATTCGTTCCGTTGTCGTTCACCAGCGTGAGCGGCGGCCTCACTCTGACGGCGCCGACCAGCCGGAGCATCGCGCCTCCGGGGCACTACATGCTGTTCATCGTGAGTACGGCGCGGGTCCCGTCGGTCGCCAGGATCGTCAAGCTGCAGTAG
- the ispE gene encoding 4-(cytidine 5'-diphospho)-2-C-methyl-D-erythritol kinase → MSESVTLSAPAKINLFLRVLARESDGFHGLETLFCLVSLADQIRLERREGRGVTIEVEGADVGPPEQNLALRAAAMVLESTGNRFAAHLTLTKRIPVRAGLGGGSSDAAAALRGANQLAGNAVPRHELLQLAARLGSDVPFFLTGAPLALAWGHGERLLRLPPLPAAPLLLLTPPVAIATAEAYGWVDAARQSAGRRGAVALDLDALSRWGDIGRMAGNDFESAVFGRHPEVRAAFEALVATHPLVCRMSGSGSTLFAVYRSARERDDARMMLGRKHGAVAAAETLASTAA, encoded by the coding sequence ATGAGCGAGTCCGTCACCCTCTCCGCACCCGCCAAGATCAACCTCTTCCTGCGGGTCCTGGCGCGGGAATCAGACGGATTCCACGGCCTGGAGACGCTGTTCTGTCTGGTGAGCCTGGCGGACCAGATACGGCTCGAGCGGCGGGAAGGTCGGGGTGTCACGATCGAGGTCGAGGGCGCGGACGTGGGCCCGCCGGAGCAGAACCTGGCCCTGCGGGCCGCGGCGATGGTCCTCGAATCGACCGGCAACCGCTTCGCGGCTCACCTGACTCTGACCAAGCGGATTCCGGTGCGCGCGGGTCTGGGGGGCGGCTCCAGCGACGCGGCGGCGGCCTTACGGGGTGCCAATCAGCTGGCGGGAAACGCTGTGCCCCGCCATGAGCTGCTGCAGCTCGCCGCCCGGCTGGGCAGCGACGTACCGTTCTTCCTGACCGGGGCCCCGCTCGCTCTAGCCTGGGGTCATGGCGAGCGGCTGCTCCGACTTCCTCCGCTTCCCGCCGCGCCCCTCCTGCTGCTGACGCCACCCGTGGCCATTGCGACCGCGGAGGCCTACGGCTGGGTCGATGCGGCGCGGCAGTCGGCTGGCCGGCGCGGCGCCGTCGCGCTGGACCTCGACGCGCTTTCTCGCTGGGGTGACATCGGGCGGATGGCGGGGAACGACTTCGAGTCCGCGGTGTTCGGCCGGCACCCGGAGGTGCGCGCCGCGTTCGAGGCGCTGGTGGCCACCCATCCACTGGTCTGCCGGATGAGCGGATCCGGATCGACGCTCTTCGCCGTCTATCGCTCCGCCCGGGAGCGCGACGATGCCCGCATGATGCTCGGCCGCAAGCACGGAGCCGTGGCGGCGGCCGAGACTCTCGCGTCTACTGCAGCTTGA
- a CDS encoding lysylphosphatidylglycerol synthase transmembrane domain-containing protein yields the protein MPKPETGSRGETARRAVAALLGIALAVALLFWALRGVHLSEVLLHLRAARSVPLAVAVVLATSTFPLRLVRWRLLLRDERGGPLPAWPLWHAVAIGFMANNLLPFRAGELVRTFAATRLAGARFSAVLSSIAVERIFDGLAVVALLIIALLASDFPPDIAVGGVSLRHAAQAAGTMGLAALVAAVLMVAFPLATERLVRRALPAGRVTDKIVTLLEGIRQGLAVLRSPARLAGVVFWSFAVWLTNAAAFYVGFEAFGIPVSFVGALLLQGVLIFGITVQFTPGFVGQFEAAIVAALALYEVPNALASSYAIAFHATTFLPIILLGAWSLARTPIGLGDLRRPVV from the coding sequence TTGCCGAAGCCTGAGACGGGCTCGCGCGGAGAGACGGCGCGCCGCGCCGTTGCCGCCCTGCTCGGCATCGCGCTCGCCGTGGCCCTCCTGTTCTGGGCGCTTCGGGGTGTGCACCTCTCCGAGGTCCTCCTTCATCTCCGCGCGGCACGATCGGTTCCCTTGGCCGTGGCGGTTGTCCTCGCCACCTCCACCTTCCCGCTTCGGCTGGTGCGCTGGCGGCTCCTGCTCCGCGACGAGCGGGGCGGTCCGCTGCCGGCCTGGCCGCTCTGGCACGCGGTCGCCATCGGCTTCATGGCCAACAACCTGCTGCCCTTCCGCGCCGGTGAGCTGGTCCGCACTTTCGCGGCGACCCGTCTGGCCGGTGCCCGCTTCAGTGCGGTGCTCTCTTCCATCGCGGTGGAGCGCATCTTCGATGGCCTGGCCGTGGTGGCTCTACTCATCATCGCCCTGCTGGCGTCCGACTTCCCGCCCGACATCGCCGTCGGCGGTGTCTCGCTCCGCCATGCGGCTCAGGCCGCGGGCACGATGGGTCTGGCGGCCCTGGTGGCCGCCGTGCTCATGGTGGCGTTCCCGCTGGCCACCGAGCGGCTGGTGCGGCGAGCGCTACCGGCGGGCCGGGTGACCGACAAGATCGTGACGTTACTCGAAGGCATCCGCCAGGGACTCGCCGTGCTCCGCTCGCCTGCCCGGCTGGCCGGCGTCGTGTTCTGGTCGTTCGCGGTCTGGCTGACCAACGCCGCCGCCTTTTACGTGGGCTTCGAGGCGTTCGGCATCCCGGTGAGCTTCGTCGGCGCGCTCCTGCTTCAGGGCGTGCTGATCTTCGGCATCACCGTGCAGTTCACCCCCGGCTTTGTGGGGCAGTTCGAGGCCGCCATCGTGGCCGCGCTGGCGCTGTATGAAGTGCCCAATGCACTGGCGTCGTCCTACGCGATCGCCTTCCACGCCACCACCTTTCTCCCGATCATCCTGCTGGGCGCCTGGTCGCTCGCCCGGACGCCGATCGGCCTTGGGGACCTCCGCCGACCGGTGGTATGA
- a CDS encoding pyridoxine 5'-phosphate synthase gives MTPIRLYINVDHVATVREARRTDEPDPVEAALLCEAAGADGITVHLREDRRHIQDHDVERLAPRVKVLNLELATSSDVVELACRLRPYQATIVPERREEVTTEGGLDLARPNPRLRETIRRLDEVGARVSLFVDPDAAALDAAKDLGVPAVELHTGRYAHGWRQGDAALEELRRAARHAADMGLFVHAGHGLTYQNVVPVAAIMEIEELNIGHSVVSRAAMVGMRSAVSEMGHLVRGARR, from the coding sequence ATGACACCGATCCGGCTGTACATCAACGTCGATCACGTCGCGACCGTGCGGGAGGCGCGGCGGACCGACGAGCCCGACCCGGTCGAGGCCGCCCTTCTCTGCGAGGCTGCCGGAGCAGACGGAATCACTGTCCACCTTCGGGAAGACCGCCGCCACATCCAGGATCACGATGTCGAGCGCCTGGCCCCCAGGGTGAAGGTCCTCAACCTCGAGCTCGCCACCAGCTCGGATGTGGTCGAGCTCGCCTGCCGCCTGCGACCCTACCAGGCCACCATCGTTCCCGAGCGGCGGGAAGAAGTGACGACTGAGGGCGGGCTCGACCTGGCCCGGCCCAATCCGCGGCTTCGGGAGACGATTCGCCGGCTGGACGAGGTCGGGGCCCGGGTGAGCCTGTTCGTGGATCCCGACGCCGCCGCGCTCGACGCCGCCAAAGACCTGGGCGTCCCCGCGGTCGAGCTGCACACCGGACGCTACGCCCATGGCTGGCGCCAAGGTGATGCGGCCCTGGAGGAGCTCCGCCGGGCGGCGCGTCACGCGGCCGACATGGGCTTGTTCGTGCACGCGGGCCATGGTCTCACCTACCAGAATGTCGTGCCGGTCGCCGCCATAATGGAGATCGAGGAGCTCAACATCGGCCACAGCGTGGTGAGCCGCGCCGCAATGGTCGGGATGCGCTCCGCGGTCAGCGAGATGGGCCACTTGGTGCGCGGCGCGAGGCGCTGA
- the mce gene encoding methylmalonyl-CoA epimerase has product MPDRPRIAHVGVAVPDLDVALAFYRDVLGLEPHAPETADGAAIVALPFGDAEVELLAPLQPDSPIGRFLTRRGPGIHHICYRVTDLDAALDACRAAGYRLIDEVPRLGAGGRRIAFVHPSATAGILLELTE; this is encoded by the coding sequence GTGCCTGATCGCCCCCGCATCGCGCATGTCGGCGTTGCCGTGCCCGACCTCGACGTGGCCCTTGCCTTCTACCGCGACGTGCTGGGCCTCGAACCCCATGCCCCTGAGACCGCCGACGGTGCCGCCATCGTGGCCCTGCCCTTCGGTGATGCCGAGGTGGAGCTGCTGGCACCACTCCAGCCAGACAGTCCCATCGGCCGGTTCCTCACCCGGCGCGGCCCCGGCATTCATCACATCTGCTATCGGGTGACCGACCTGGATGCCGCCCTCGACGCGTGTCGTGCGGCCGGCTACCGGTTGATCGACGAGGTTCCCCGGCTGGGCGCTGGCGGGCGCCGCATCGCCTTCGTCCATCCCTCGGCGACGGCGGGGATCCTGCTCGAGTTAACCGAATAA
- the trxA gene encoding thioredoxin, with protein MAAPNAPSVHVTDASFAAEIEQANGLILVDFWATWCGPCLIVAPILEQLAGEYAGRAKVAKVDVDANQRTAMRFNVRSIPSILFFKNGQHVDTVIGAVPKATLEGKIKQHLA; from the coding sequence ATGGCCGCGCCGAATGCTCCCAGTGTCCACGTGACCGACGCCTCGTTCGCCGCCGAAATCGAGCAGGCGAACGGACTCATTCTGGTCGATTTCTGGGCGACCTGGTGCGGGCCGTGCCTCATCGTCGCTCCCATACTGGAGCAGCTCGCGGGTGAGTACGCCGGTCGCGCCAAGGTGGCCAAGGTGGACGTCGACGCCAACCAGCGGACCGCGATGCGGTTCAACGTGCGCTCGATTCCCAGCATCCTCTTCTTCAAGAACGGCCAGCACGTCGACACCGTGATCGGCGCCGTTCCCAAGGCCACGCTGGAAGGCAAGATCAAGCAGCACCTCGCCTGA
- the rsmI gene encoding 16S rRNA (cytidine(1402)-2'-O)-methyltransferase, with the protein MSDPGTLYVVATPLGNLNDLTARASEVLRSVPVVAAEDTRRTRGLLAHLGASPTVLSYHAHSEDRRLEALLEILAEGRDVALVSDAGTPGVSDPGAGLVSAARAGGITVIPVPGPSAVATALSASGLPADRYVFLGFVPRKGSERTRLLARAASEEWSVVLFEAPSRLVALLRDLGAAAGAGRPAVVARELTKLHEEFRADTLGELMNYYSEVPPRGELTIVLQGTGGPAAPSDRTEDAVEQATVLLAQGLTRREVVRRLTETLGLPRNDAYRLVMELP; encoded by the coding sequence ATGAGCGATCCCGGCACACTCTACGTCGTGGCGACTCCGCTGGGCAACCTGAACGACCTCACGGCACGTGCCAGCGAGGTGCTCCGGTCCGTGCCGGTGGTGGCCGCGGAGGATACCCGCCGCACCCGCGGTCTCCTGGCTCACCTCGGCGCGTCACCGACCGTGCTCAGCTACCACGCGCACTCGGAGGACCGCCGGCTGGAGGCGCTGCTGGAGATCCTCGCAGAGGGCCGGGACGTCGCGCTGGTCTCCGACGCGGGCACCCCAGGCGTCAGTGACCCTGGCGCCGGCCTGGTCTCGGCCGCCCGCGCCGGGGGGATCACCGTCATCCCGGTCCCGGGCCCTTCGGCGGTGGCGACGGCACTGTCCGCCTCGGGGCTTCCCGCGGACCGCTACGTCTTCCTGGGATTCGTGCCTCGTAAAGGGAGCGAGCGGACCCGGCTCCTGGCCCGTGCGGCGTCGGAGGAATGGAGCGTCGTCCTGTTCGAGGCGCCGTCCCGACTGGTGGCATTGCTCCGAGATCTCGGCGCGGCGGCGGGGGCGGGCCGTCCGGCGGTAGTCGCGCGTGAGCTGACCAAGCTGCACGAGGAGTTTCGGGCCGACACGCTGGGCGAGCTGATGAACTATTATTCTGAGGTCCCCCCGCGTGGCGAGCTCACCATCGTGCTGCAGGGCACGGGCGGCCCGGCGGCGCCCTCGGATCGCACGGAGGACGCTGTCGAACAGGCCACCGTGCTCCTGGCCCAGGGTCTCACCCGGCGCGAGGTGGTGCGGCGGCTGACCGAAACCCTCGGGCTGCCACGGAACGACGCCTACCGGCTGGTGATGGAGTTGCCCTGA
- a CDS encoding DUF4159 domain-containing protein, whose translation MVRAALLALVALLAPRPAPVMTIGRLHYEGGGDWYANPSSLPNLLRAIRERTTLPVADTEVVVTLSDDRLWSMPYLHMTGHGNVHFSDSDLANLRAWLLQGGFLHASDNYGMDASLRRELARLFPDHPLVEVPLDHPIYHLVYDFPKGLPKIHVHDGKPAQGFGIFLDGRLAVFYDYQCDLGDGWEDAEVHHDPPEKHEAALRMGVNLFAYAVGYGG comes from the coding sequence ATGGTCCGTGCCGCCCTGCTCGCGCTGGTCGCGCTTTTGGCTCCCAGGCCGGCGCCCGTCATGACCATCGGCCGGCTGCATTACGAGGGCGGCGGCGACTGGTACGCCAATCCCTCCAGCCTGCCGAACCTGCTGCGGGCGATCCGTGAGCGTACCACCCTGCCGGTGGCCGATACCGAGGTCGTGGTCACGCTGAGCGACGACCGGCTCTGGTCGATGCCGTACCTCCACATGACCGGCCACGGCAACGTCCACTTCAGCGATTCGGATCTGGCCAACCTGCGAGCCTGGCTGCTCCAGGGCGGGTTCCTCCACGCCAGCGACAATTACGGGATGGATGCCTCGCTCCGGCGCGAGCTGGCCCGGCTCTTTCCCGATCACCCCCTGGTGGAGGTCCCGCTGGACCATCCGATCTACCACCTGGTGTACGACTTTCCCAAGGGACTGCCCAAGATCCACGTGCACGACGGCAAGCCGGCCCAGGGGTTCGGCATCTTCCTGGATGGGCGGCTCGCCGTGTTCTATGACTATCAGTGCGACCTGGGCGACGGCTGGGAGGACGCCGAAGTGCATCACGATCCGCCGGAGAAGCACGAGGCGGCGCTCCGGATGGGCGTGAACCTCTTCGCCTACGCCGTGGGGTACGGCGGGTGA
- a CDS encoding DUF4175 family protein, producing MSAPATGEALARLASPLRARSWIGWSTLGLGLGGLLLGVAAWSARLGWIDAPYWVLVAWGVAIAALILVACFAWVAQARLAPLRVAGRLEELGAWRSGTLTALLGVIAPGTSEALFELADRAQAADLERRGPAAVAPLARVVRVIMLAGAGLLVLGLTAFTSAGPIRGAAAALWHPRRAWEATIAPLRIRPARGVVDRGDSVDLELLAFGRRDATLWLRSPGEAWRPRSVALDSTGRARISTGPLESDLFARITSGSRGSDTVLVRVRLPVFLGSVTVTAHYPAYLGLEAEPVPTSGDTLLLPAGTRLETRGEATAPLARAAWSAGRLVASLAVEDGRFRGSFVPPSSGEYRLSLTTRSGAPLAGDTVRLPVRVVADSAPRVDVPVPGVDTLAPVSLQVPLVLDVRDDHQITEVTLLSRRISYLGVTDSFRRETIPLPAEKPDRAILTYTLDLNRRGLLPGDTVRYYAVAADNTPQRQTGRSRQFVLRLPTMSEVRAAERLASATVASQLDSVTAASKRLERQTGDLAQERSRPVESAGEKQGESLTFEEAKRAETVAQSQQELMKQAERLKQSLDALRKSAEAAGLADTAWQRELSEIREQIDRALSPELRERLAALQQALKNLDADRAKDALERLAESQKELRDALERSKELFRRAALEGDLANLSKESKDLAQEQRQWNAQVPSADSTRAAAAEQQLATRADSLGSALDRIAKSMDAPARQERLDSAGQQASRAARQMQQASKESRAGRRQQAQKSGEKAAQSLEPLSDQLQSERQDMQREWREEVAKGLDQALAETSRLAQRELTLAESLRTEGDAGGSLRAEQGAIEEGLQRVLEQVRRTAGKNALVPPAIGKALGGAQEQMQRTREAISNTTPNSREGAEAAGGAVDALNAAAYQLLRARSDVAGSESGSGLQEAMERMAQLAQQQGGLGQQSAGLLPMAGSGAIQEQLRRLGAQQRALAEELQKLKGQGNMPGAGEMGDEAKELAKRLEAGRLDRQMVERQERLFRRMLDAGRTLQGREEDERKERQSTVATDDSVHLPPALRARLQGEDGLRVPTWDELQQLSPEERRLVVDYFRRLSEPGAR from the coding sequence GTGAGCGCTCCCGCAACCGGGGAGGCCCTGGCACGCCTCGCCTCTCCGCTCAGAGCCCGATCGTGGATCGGTTGGAGCACGCTTGGGCTCGGCCTGGGCGGATTGCTCCTCGGCGTGGCGGCGTGGTCGGCACGGCTGGGGTGGATCGACGCGCCGTACTGGGTCCTGGTCGCGTGGGGCGTGGCGATCGCGGCGCTGATCCTGGTGGCCTGCTTCGCCTGGGTGGCACAGGCACGGCTGGCGCCGTTACGGGTGGCCGGCCGACTCGAGGAGCTGGGCGCCTGGCGCTCCGGGACCTTGACCGCGCTCCTGGGCGTGATCGCGCCGGGCACCAGCGAGGCGCTCTTCGAGCTGGCCGACCGGGCGCAGGCCGCCGATCTCGAGCGCCGTGGGCCCGCGGCGGTGGCGCCGCTCGCCCGCGTGGTCCGAGTCATCATGCTGGCGGGGGCGGGGCTCCTGGTGCTCGGGCTCACGGCCTTCACCTCCGCCGGGCCGATTCGAGGCGCCGCTGCCGCGCTCTGGCACCCGCGTCGTGCCTGGGAAGCGACCATCGCTCCGCTCCGCATCCGCCCGGCGCGTGGCGTGGTCGACCGGGGAGATTCGGTGGACCTCGAGCTCCTGGCGTTCGGGCGGCGGGACGCCACGCTCTGGCTCAGGTCTCCCGGGGAAGCATGGCGTCCGCGCAGCGTGGCACTCGACTCCACCGGCCGCGCCCGCATCAGCACGGGCCCGCTCGAGAGCGACCTCTTCGCCCGCATCACCAGCGGGAGCCGTGGGTCGGACACGGTGCTGGTCCGGGTGCGCCTGCCGGTCTTCCTGGGCTCAGTCACGGTCACCGCCCACTACCCCGCCTATCTGGGACTCGAGGCCGAGCCGGTTCCGACCAGCGGTGACACGCTGCTGCTTCCGGCCGGCACTCGCCTGGAGACTCGAGGCGAGGCGACGGCACCCCTGGCCCGCGCGGCCTGGTCGGCGGGACGTCTCGTGGCATCACTCGCGGTCGAGGATGGACGGTTCCGCGGCAGCTTCGTTCCCCCGAGCTCCGGAGAGTATCGCCTCTCACTGACCACCAGAAGCGGGGCCCCGCTAGCCGGCGACACCGTACGATTGCCGGTCCGCGTCGTCGCCGACAGCGCCCCACGGGTGGACGTTCCGGTGCCCGGCGTGGACACCCTGGCGCCAGTGAGTCTCCAGGTCCCGCTGGTGTTGGATGTCCGGGATGATCACCAGATCACCGAGGTGACGCTGCTGAGCCGCCGGATCAGCTATCTCGGCGTGACGGACTCCTTCCGCCGGGAAACCATTCCACTCCCGGCGGAGAAGCCGGACCGCGCCATCCTCACCTATACCCTCGATCTCAACCGGCGGGGTCTCCTGCCTGGGGATACGGTGCGCTACTACGCGGTCGCGGCGGACAATACCCCGCAACGGCAGACCGGCCGGTCGCGCCAGTTCGTGCTGCGCCTGCCCACGATGAGCGAGGTGCGCGCGGCCGAGCGGCTGGCAAGCGCCACGGTGGCAAGCCAGCTCGACTCGGTGACGGCGGCGAGCAAACGGCTCGAGCGCCAGACCGGCGACCTGGCCCAGGAGCGCTCGCGGCCGGTGGAAAGCGCAGGAGAGAAGCAGGGCGAGTCGCTCACCTTCGAGGAGGCCAAGCGGGCCGAAACGGTCGCGCAGTCCCAGCAGGAGCTCATGAAGCAGGCTGAGCGGCTCAAGCAGTCGTTGGACGCGTTGCGGAAGAGCGCGGAGGCGGCCGGCCTGGCAGATACGGCCTGGCAACGGGAACTCTCCGAGATCCGGGAGCAGATCGATCGTGCGCTCTCGCCGGAGCTGCGCGAGCGGCTGGCCGCACTGCAGCAGGCGCTCAAGAACCTCGATGCGGATCGCGCCAAGGACGCCCTCGAGCGCCTGGCCGAGTCCCAGAAGGAGTTGCGGGATGCCTTGGAGCGGAGCAAGGAGCTGTTCCGCCGCGCTGCCCTCGAAGGGGACCTGGCCAACCTGAGCAAGGAATCGAAGGATCTGGCCCAGGAACAGCGACAATGGAACGCGCAGGTCCCCTCGGCCGACAGCACGCGCGCGGCAGCCGCCGAACAGCAGCTCGCCACCCGGGCCGACTCCCTGGGATCGGCACTGGACCGCATCGCCAAATCGATGGATGCGCCGGCGCGGCAGGAGCGGCTCGATTCGGCGGGGCAGCAGGCGAGTCGGGCCGCGCGGCAGATGCAGCAGGCGAGCAAGGAGAGTCGCGCCGGACGTCGGCAGCAGGCGCAGAAGTCCGGCGAGAAGGCGGCCCAATCCCTGGAGCCCCTGTCCGACCAGCTCCAGAGTGAGCGTCAGGACATGCAGCGGGAGTGGCGCGAGGAGGTGGCGAAGGGTCTGGATCAGGCGCTCGCCGAAACCAGCCGGCTGGCGCAACGCGAGCTGACGCTGGCGGAGTCGCTCCGTACCGAAGGCGATGCCGGTGGCTCGCTGCGGGCGGAGCAAGGCGCCATCGAGGAGGGGCTCCAACGGGTGCTGGAGCAGGTGCGCAGGACGGCCGGGAAGAATGCCCTGGTGCCTCCGGCCATCGGCAAGGCGCTCGGCGGGGCGCAGGAGCAGATGCAGCGAACCCGGGAAGCCATCAGCAACACCACGCCCAACTCACGGGAAGGCGCGGAAGCGGCGGGCGGCGCGGTGGACGCCTTGAACGCGGCGGCGTACCAGCTGCTGCGCGCCCGGAGCGATGTCGCGGGCTCGGAGTCCGGGTCCGGACTCCAGGAGGCGATGGAACGGATGGCGCAGCTGGCGCAGCAGCAGGGCGGCCTGGGCCAGCAGTCGGCTGGCCTGTTGCCGATGGCTGGCTCCGGCGCCATTCAGGAGCAGCTCCGACGGCTGGGCGCGCAACAGCGGGCGCTGGCCGAGGAGCTGCAGAAGCTGAAAGGGCAGGGAAACATGCCGGGCGCGGGTGAGATGGGCGACGAAGCCAAGGAGCTGGCCAAACGCCTCGAGGCCGGGCGGCTGGACCGCCAGATGGTGGAGCGCCAGGAGCGGCTGTTCCGCCGGATGCTGGATGCCGGACGCACCCTGCAGGGTCGGGAGGAAGACGAGCGGAAGGAGCGGCAGAGCACCGTGGCCACCGATGACAGTGTCCACCTGCCGCCGGCGCTCCGGGCGCGGCTCCAGGGCGAGGACGGGTTGCGGGTGCCGACCTGGGACGAGCTGCAGCAGCTCTCCCCGGAGGAGCGCAGGCTGGTCGTGGATTACTTCCGCCGGCTTTCCGAGCCGGGTGCACGATAG